In a genomic window of Polypterus senegalus isolate Bchr_013 chromosome 13, ASM1683550v1, whole genome shotgun sequence:
- the LOC120542577 gene encoding small integral membrane protein 32-like: MLKGLLINSTSSPSFETMAQTSTPSLNTSQAAVSVAALLKPTGRGLREGDLNKPDLLTYLVMFLILFLLVVLIVFFINCQLKNSFFMSLPYDRSLREARNSWRTARV; the protein is encoded by the coding sequence ATGCTCAAAGGATTACTGATCAACTCCACTTCCTCTCCCAGTTTTGAAACGATGGCCCAAACCAGCACGCCCAGTTTAAACACGTCGCAAGCCGCAGTCAGCGTGGCGGCGCTGCTCAAGCCAACCGGCCGCGGGCTTCGCGAAGGAGACTTAAACAAACCCGACCTGCTCACCTATCTCGTTatgtttctcattttgtttttgctggtCGTGCTCATTGTGTTTTTTATCAATTGCCAGCTGAAGAATTCCTTCTTTATGTCTCTGCCCTACGACAGGTCGCTACGGGAAGCCCGCAATTCGTGGAGAACTGCCAGGGTGTGA